In Strix uralensis isolate ZFMK-TIS-50842 chromosome 26, bStrUra1, whole genome shotgun sequence, a genomic segment contains:
- the PHLDB1 gene encoding pleckstrin homology-like domain family B member 1 isoform X5: MQQPGPSWLFLLLRRCGGAWAQLRGRGSAGLQGLWMLGSVSPPLLGDMGTLPRRVPLSTRARTRWQQPVPESAQRLHAGTMEASSRTPASPTRRVQTIIQNSPLDLIDTGKGLKVQTEKPHLVSLGSGRLSTAITLLPLEEGRTTIGTAARDIVLQGPGLAPQHCYIENVRGILTLHPCGNACTVDGVPLRRPTRLTQGCTICLGQATFLRFNHPAEAKWMKSMIPAGGRSPAALYGLPAKPEALANGGRQPSEHGCPSHSSLVSSIEKDLQDIMDSLVLEEPASPKKPPACGRSPLSPVVNGGGRCLLSPPPSPGATSGGSSYENFSPLSSPASSGGYTSPSPSSQEQGPAVPPLVPLRSSSYNHAVQPPPTTGGGPGEPWPAERLGDHRAGSPRLTPKAALRPRAALQERPPSPFREPRDPLAPSRQPTSRPVPEARLQPPESPRAGRRNVDSMRELPPLSPSLSRRAASTRAAPDAPSPQPRLGREVPGSPRARRRGPEEPRGAGSPSPPLPAETPPRRPSFGTCLSPAYGLGSPAVPSPRQSPRAPRKPLGDPRLPQGPRERKNSITEISDNEDELLEYHRRQRQERVREQEMERLERQRLETILNLCAEYTKTDSTEPGDMHRLLAGDTDAGRRVPRGAVALGRAAEELRQRESLERSDEENLKEECSSTESTHHEHEELAGPRAKEAQRLEEERAGVLSRLDQLKGHVKELEQQLQETSREAEMERALLQGERESEAARLRQEQEAVQQLQEKLSSLDASIRKERDKEAEALETEAKLFEDLEFQQLERESRLEEEREARGQQLLQSRAECHRSIARRKERVAALDAQAAQIRLQSAQEAERLARERNGVLQLLQKEKEKLVSLERRYQLVTGGRSFPKMSSALREMEQQLLGGPVWLPALDLEKWYQEAMAGFETSSSSVSPPSSPPPLPAKAHSSHKPLQVCRAKTEGDAGALASRMKSGTPSSSQLNLSVLGRSPSPKGPPSPAGSLPRNLAATLQDIETKRQLALQQKGQQVIEEQKRRLAELKQKAAAEAQSQWEALHGQPPFPAAFPLLVHHSILHHHRPHGVGPQAEELDHAYDTLSLESSDSMETSISTSNNSACSPDNVSSASGMEVGKIEEMEKMLKEAHAEKSRLMESREREMELRRQALEDERRRREQLERRLQDETARRQKLVEKEVKLREKHFSQARPLTRYLPIRKEDFDLRLHIESSGHSVDTCYHVILTEKMCKGYLVKMGGKIKSWKKRWFVFDRMKRTLSYYVDKHETKLKGVIYFQAIEEVYYDHLRSAAKSPNPALTFCVKTHDRLYYMVAPSAEAMRIWMDVIVTGAEGYTQFMN, encoded by the exons ATGCAGCAGCCCGGCCCCTCCTggcttttcctccttctcagacGTTGTGGCGGGGCCTGGGCGCAGTTGAGGGGCAGGGGCTCGGCCGGACTGCAGGGTCTCTGGATGCTGGGAAGTGTGTCCCCCCCGCTCCTGGGGGACATGGGCACCCTGCCGCGGAGGGTCCCGCTCAGTACCCGGGCCAGGACCAGGTGGCAG CAGCCCGTGCCCGAGAGCGCCCAGCGTCTCCACGCCGGCACCATGGAGGCCTCCAGCAGGACCCCCGCCAGCCCGACCCGCAGAGTCCAGACCATCATCCAG aaCAGTCCCCTGGACCTGATCGACACGGGCAAGGGGCTGAAGGTGCAGACGGAGAAGCCGCACCTGGTGAGCCTGGGCAGCGGCCGGCTCAGCACCGCCATCACGCTCCTGCCCCTGGAGGAAG GGAGGACCACGATTGGCACAGCCGCGCGGGACATCGTCCTGCAGGGCCCCGGCCTGGCACCCCAGCACTGCTACATCGAGAACGTGCGGGGGATACTCACCCTGCACCCCTGCGGCAACGCCTGCACTGTCGACGGCGTGCCGCTGCGGCGGCCCACGCGCCTCACCCAAG gCTGCACCATCTGCCTGGGCCAGGCCACCTTCCTCCGCTTCAACCACCCCGCCGAGGCCAAGTGGATGAAGAGCATGATCCCGGCGGGGGGCAGGAGCCCAGCGGCTCTCTACGGGCTGCCAGCAA AGCCTGAGGCCCTGGCGAACGGTGGCCGCCAGCCGTCGGAGCACGGGTGTCCCAGCCACAGCTCCCTCGTCAGCTCCATCGAGAAAGACCTGCAGGACATCATGGACTCGCTGGTGCTGGAGGAGCCGGCGTCCCCCAAGAAGCCGCCCGCCTGCGGCCGGTCCCCCCTCTCCCCGGTGGTGAACGGGGGTGGGCGCTGCCTTCTGTCCCCCCCGCCCAGCCCTGGGGCCACCTCGGGGGGCTCCAGCTATGAGAActtctcccccctctcctccccggcCAGCAGTGGCGGCTACACCAGCCCCTCGcccagcagccaggagcagggtcCGGCCGTGCCCCCTCTCGTCCCGCTCCGCTCCTCCAGCTACAACCATGCTGTGCAGCCACCCCCCACGACCGGCGGGGGTCCCGGGGAGCCTTGGCCAGCCGAGAGGCTTGGGGACCACCGGGCAGGCAGCCCCCGGCTGACCCCCAAGGCAGCGCTGCGGCCACgggcagccctgcaggagcggccccccagccccttccGGGAGCCACGGGACCCTCTGGCCCCGAGCCGGCAGCCCACCAGCAGGCCAGTCCCGGAGGCCCGGCTGCAGCCCCCCGAGAGCCCACGGGCGGGCCGGAGGAACGTGGACAGCATGCGGGAGCTGCCCCCCCTGAGCCCCTCCTTGTCACGCCGGGCCGCCAGCACCCGGGCGGCCCCCgacgccccctccccgcagccccggctgGGCAGGGAGGTGCCCGGCAGCCCCCGTGCCCGACGCAGAGGCCCAGAGGAGCCGAGGGGCGCCGGGAGCCCCTCACCCCCGCTGCCAGCGGAGACCCCCCCACGCCGCCCCAGCTTCGGCACCTGCCTGAGCCCAGCCTACGGACTGGGCTCCCCGGCCGTGCCCTCGCCCCGGCAGAGCCCCCGTGCCCCCAGGAAGCCCTTGGGGGACCCACGGCTGCCGCAGGGGCCACGGGAGCGCAAGAACAGCATCACCGAGATCAGCGACAACGAGGACGAGCTGCTGGAGTACCACCGGCGGCAGCGGCAGGAGCGGGTGCGAGAGCAGGAGATGGAGCGTCTG GAGCGGCAGCGCCTGGAGACCATCTTGAACCTCTGCGCCGAGTACACCAAGACGGACAGCACCGAGCCGGGCGACATGCACAGGCTCCTGGCCGGCGACACGGATGCTGGCCGGCGGGTGCCCAGGGGTGCCGTGGCTCTGGGCCGTGCCGCCGAGGAGCTGCGGCAGAGGGAGAGCCTGGAGAGGTCGGACGAGGAGAACCTGAAGGAGGAGTGCAGCAGCACCGAAAGCACCCACCACGAG CACGAGGAGCTGGCGGGCCCCCGGGCCAAGGAGGCACAGCGACTGGAGGAGGAGCGCGCCGGCGTGCTCAGCCGCCTGGACCAGCTCAAGGGCCACGTcaaggagctggagcagcagctgcaggagaccTCACGAGAG GCGGAGATGGAGCGGGCGCTGCTGCAGGGTGAGCGGGAGTCGGAGGCGGCGCGGCTGCGGCAGGAGCAGGAGGcggtgcagcagctgcaggagaagctCTCCAGCCTGGACGCCAGCATCCGGAAGGAGCGGGACAAG GAGGCGGAGGCGCTGGAGACGGAGGCCAAGCTGTTTGAGGACCTGGAGTTCCAGCAGCTGGAGCGGGAGAGCCGCCTCGAGGAGGAGCGTGAGGCGCggggccagcagctcctgcagagcCGGGCCGAGTGCCACCGCAGCATCGCCCGCAGGAAG GAGCGGGTGGCCGCACTGGATGCCCAGGCTGCCCAGATCCGGCTGCAGAGCGCCCAGGAGGCTGAGCGCCTGGCCAGGGAGAGGAACGgcgtcctgcagctcctgcagaag GAGAAGGAGAAGCTCGTGTCTCTGGAGAGGCGCTACCAGCTCGTCACAGGTGGCAGGAGCTTCCCCAAAATGTCTTCAGCTCTCAGAGAG atggagcagcagctgctggggggccCGGTGTGGCTCCCAGCTCTTGATTTAGAGAAGTGGTACCAGGAGGCCATGGCTGGCTTTgagacctcctcctcctctgtctctcctccttcttcccctcctccactTCCAGCTAAAGCTCATTCCTCTCACAAGCCTCTCCAG GTCTGTCGTGCCAAAACGGAGGGCGATGCTGGTGCTCTCGCCTCTCGGATGAAGAGCGGGACCCCCTCGTCCTCACAGCTCAACCTCTCCGTGCTGGGGCGCAGCCCCTCGCCCAAG GGCCCCCCGAGCCCGGCGGGCAGCCTGCCCCGCAACCTGGCGGCCACACTGCAGGACATCGAGACCAAGCGCCAGCTGGCCCTGCAGCAGAAGG GTCAGCAGGTGATTGAGGAGCAGAAGCGGCGGCTGGCGGAGCTGAAGCAGAAAGCGGCTGCCGAGGCTCAGTCCCAGTGGGAAGCCCTGCATGGGCAGCCCCCCTTCCCCGCTGCCTTCCCCCTGCTCGTGCATCACTCCATCCTCCACCACCACCGTCCCCACGGCGTCGGGCCCCAGGCTGAGGAGCTGGACCACGCCTATGACACCCTCAGCCTGGAGAGCTCAGACAGCATGGAGACCAGCATCTCCACCAGCAACAACTCTGCCTGCTCGCCCGACAACGTCTCCAG TGCCAGTGGGATGGAGGTGGGGAAGATCGAGGAGATGGAGAAGATGCTGAAGGAGGCGCACGCGGAGAAGTCGCGGCTGATGGAGTCGCGG GAGCGGGAGATGGAGCTGCGGCGGCAGGCGCTGGAGGACGAGCGCCGGCGCCGGGAGCAGCTGGAACGCCGGCTGCAGGACGAGACCGCGCGGCGGCAGAAGCTGGTGGAGAAGGAGGTCAAGCTGCGGGAGAAGCACTTCTCGCAG GCTCGTCCCCTGACGCGGTACCTCCCCATCCGCAAAGAGGATTTCGACCTGCGGCTGCACATCGAGTCCTCGGGCCACAGCGTGGACACGTGCTACCACGTCATCCTGACGGAGAAGATGTGCAAGGGCTACCTGGTCAAGATGGGCGGCAAGATCAAGTCTTGGAAGAAGCGCTGGTTCGTCTTCGACCGCATGAAGCGCACCCTTTCCTACTACGTGG ATAAACACGAAACAAAGCTGAAGGGAGTCATCTACTTCCAAGCCATCGAAGAGGTTTACTACGACCACCTCCGCAGCGCCGCAAAG agccCCAACCCCGCTCTCACCTTCTGCGTCAAGACCCACGACCGCCTCTACTACATGGTGGCGCCCTCGGCCGAGGCCATGCGCATCTGGATGGACGTCATCGTCACCGGGGCCGAGGGCTACACCCAGTTCATGAACTGA
- the PHLDB1 gene encoding pleckstrin homology-like domain family B member 1 isoform X6, whose translation MQQPGPSWLFLLLRRCGGAWAQLRGRGSAGLQGLWMLGSVSPPLLGDMGTLPRRVPLSTRARTRWQQPVPESAQRLHAGTMEASSRTPASPTRRVQTIIQNSPLDLIDTGKGLKVQTEKPHLVSLGSGRLSTAITLLPLEEGRTTIGTAARDIVLQGPGLAPQHCYIENVRGILTLHPCGNACTVDGVPLRRPTRLTQGCTICLGQATFLRFNHPAEAKWMKSMIPAGGRSPAALYGLPAKPEALANGGRQPSEHGCPSHSSLVSSIEKDLQDIMDSLVLEEPASPKKPPACGRSPLSPVVNGGGRCLLSPPPSPGATSGGSSYENFSPLSSPASSGGYTSPSPSSQEQGPAVPPLVPLRSSSYNHAVQPPPTTGGGPGEPWPAERLGDHRAGSPRLTPKAALRPRAALQERPPSPFREPRDPLAPSRQPTSRPVPEARLQPPESPRAGRRNVDSMRELPPLSPSLSRRAASTRAAPDAPSPQPRLGREVPGSPRARRRGPEEPRGAGSPSPPLPAETPPRRPSFGTCLSPAYGLGSPAVPSPRQSPRAPRKPLGDPRLPQGPRERKNSITEISDNEDELLEYHRRQRQERVREQEMERLERQRLETILNLCAEYTKTDSTEPGDMHRLLAGDTDAGRRVPRGAVALGRAAEELRQRESLERSDEENLKEECSSTESTHHEHEELAGPRAKEAQRLEEERAGVLSRLDQLKGHVKELEQQLQETSREAEMERALLQGERESEAARLRQEQEAVQQLQEKLSSLDASIRKERDKERAKVDAERKELEQLRALYHESKSHLDKCPESLQEQLREQMRREAEALETEAKLFEDLEFQQLERESRLEEEREARGQQLLQSRAECHRSIARRKERVAALDAQAAQIRLQSAQEAERLARERNGVLQLLQKEKEKLVSLERRYQLVTGGRSFPKMSSALREVCRAKTEGDAGALASRMKSGTPSSSQLNLSVLGRSPSPKGPPSPAGSLPRNLAATLQDIETKRQLALQQKGQQVIEEQKRRLAELKQKAAAEAQSQWEALHGQPPFPAAFPLLVHHSILHHHRPHGVGPQAEELDHAYDTLSLESSDSMETSISTSNNSACSPDNVSSASGMEVGKIEEMEKMLKEAHAEKSRLMESREREMELRRQALEDERRRREQLERRLQDETARRQKLVEKEVKLREKHFSQARPLTRYLPIRKEDFDLRLHIESSGHSVDTCYHVILTEKMCKGYLVKMGGKIKSWKKRWFVFDRMKRTLSYYVDKHETKLKGVIYFQAIEEVYYDHLRSAAKSPNPALTFCVKTHDRLYYMVAPSAEAMRIWMDVIVTGAEGYTQFMN comes from the exons ATGCAGCAGCCCGGCCCCTCCTggcttttcctccttctcagacGTTGTGGCGGGGCCTGGGCGCAGTTGAGGGGCAGGGGCTCGGCCGGACTGCAGGGTCTCTGGATGCTGGGAAGTGTGTCCCCCCCGCTCCTGGGGGACATGGGCACCCTGCCGCGGAGGGTCCCGCTCAGTACCCGGGCCAGGACCAGGTGGCAG CAGCCCGTGCCCGAGAGCGCCCAGCGTCTCCACGCCGGCACCATGGAGGCCTCCAGCAGGACCCCCGCCAGCCCGACCCGCAGAGTCCAGACCATCATCCAG aaCAGTCCCCTGGACCTGATCGACACGGGCAAGGGGCTGAAGGTGCAGACGGAGAAGCCGCACCTGGTGAGCCTGGGCAGCGGCCGGCTCAGCACCGCCATCACGCTCCTGCCCCTGGAGGAAG GGAGGACCACGATTGGCACAGCCGCGCGGGACATCGTCCTGCAGGGCCCCGGCCTGGCACCCCAGCACTGCTACATCGAGAACGTGCGGGGGATACTCACCCTGCACCCCTGCGGCAACGCCTGCACTGTCGACGGCGTGCCGCTGCGGCGGCCCACGCGCCTCACCCAAG gCTGCACCATCTGCCTGGGCCAGGCCACCTTCCTCCGCTTCAACCACCCCGCCGAGGCCAAGTGGATGAAGAGCATGATCCCGGCGGGGGGCAGGAGCCCAGCGGCTCTCTACGGGCTGCCAGCAA AGCCTGAGGCCCTGGCGAACGGTGGCCGCCAGCCGTCGGAGCACGGGTGTCCCAGCCACAGCTCCCTCGTCAGCTCCATCGAGAAAGACCTGCAGGACATCATGGACTCGCTGGTGCTGGAGGAGCCGGCGTCCCCCAAGAAGCCGCCCGCCTGCGGCCGGTCCCCCCTCTCCCCGGTGGTGAACGGGGGTGGGCGCTGCCTTCTGTCCCCCCCGCCCAGCCCTGGGGCCACCTCGGGGGGCTCCAGCTATGAGAActtctcccccctctcctccccggcCAGCAGTGGCGGCTACACCAGCCCCTCGcccagcagccaggagcagggtcCGGCCGTGCCCCCTCTCGTCCCGCTCCGCTCCTCCAGCTACAACCATGCTGTGCAGCCACCCCCCACGACCGGCGGGGGTCCCGGGGAGCCTTGGCCAGCCGAGAGGCTTGGGGACCACCGGGCAGGCAGCCCCCGGCTGACCCCCAAGGCAGCGCTGCGGCCACgggcagccctgcaggagcggccccccagccccttccGGGAGCCACGGGACCCTCTGGCCCCGAGCCGGCAGCCCACCAGCAGGCCAGTCCCGGAGGCCCGGCTGCAGCCCCCCGAGAGCCCACGGGCGGGCCGGAGGAACGTGGACAGCATGCGGGAGCTGCCCCCCCTGAGCCCCTCCTTGTCACGCCGGGCCGCCAGCACCCGGGCGGCCCCCgacgccccctccccgcagccccggctgGGCAGGGAGGTGCCCGGCAGCCCCCGTGCCCGACGCAGAGGCCCAGAGGAGCCGAGGGGCGCCGGGAGCCCCTCACCCCCGCTGCCAGCGGAGACCCCCCCACGCCGCCCCAGCTTCGGCACCTGCCTGAGCCCAGCCTACGGACTGGGCTCCCCGGCCGTGCCCTCGCCCCGGCAGAGCCCCCGTGCCCCCAGGAAGCCCTTGGGGGACCCACGGCTGCCGCAGGGGCCACGGGAGCGCAAGAACAGCATCACCGAGATCAGCGACAACGAGGACGAGCTGCTGGAGTACCACCGGCGGCAGCGGCAGGAGCGGGTGCGAGAGCAGGAGATGGAGCGTCTG GAGCGGCAGCGCCTGGAGACCATCTTGAACCTCTGCGCCGAGTACACCAAGACGGACAGCACCGAGCCGGGCGACATGCACAGGCTCCTGGCCGGCGACACGGATGCTGGCCGGCGGGTGCCCAGGGGTGCCGTGGCTCTGGGCCGTGCCGCCGAGGAGCTGCGGCAGAGGGAGAGCCTGGAGAGGTCGGACGAGGAGAACCTGAAGGAGGAGTGCAGCAGCACCGAAAGCACCCACCACGAG CACGAGGAGCTGGCGGGCCCCCGGGCCAAGGAGGCACAGCGACTGGAGGAGGAGCGCGCCGGCGTGCTCAGCCGCCTGGACCAGCTCAAGGGCCACGTcaaggagctggagcagcagctgcaggagaccTCACGAGAG GCGGAGATGGAGCGGGCGCTGCTGCAGGGTGAGCGGGAGTCGGAGGCGGCGCGGCTGCGGCAGGAGCAGGAGGcggtgcagcagctgcaggagaagctCTCCAGCCTGGACGCCAGCATCCGGAAGGAGCGGGACAAG GAAAGGGCAAAGGTTGATGCTGAAAGGAAGGAGCTAGAGCAACTCCGGGCGCTTTACCATGAGTCGAAGAGCCACCTTGATAAGTGCCCCGAGTCACTGCAGGAGCAGTTGCGGGAGCAGATGCGAAGG GAGGCGGAGGCGCTGGAGACGGAGGCCAAGCTGTTTGAGGACCTGGAGTTCCAGCAGCTGGAGCGGGAGAGCCGCCTCGAGGAGGAGCGTGAGGCGCggggccagcagctcctgcagagcCGGGCCGAGTGCCACCGCAGCATCGCCCGCAGGAAG GAGCGGGTGGCCGCACTGGATGCCCAGGCTGCCCAGATCCGGCTGCAGAGCGCCCAGGAGGCTGAGCGCCTGGCCAGGGAGAGGAACGgcgtcctgcagctcctgcagaag GAGAAGGAGAAGCTCGTGTCTCTGGAGAGGCGCTACCAGCTCGTCACAGGTGGCAGGAGCTTCCCCAAAATGTCTTCAGCTCTCAGAGAG GTCTGTCGTGCCAAAACGGAGGGCGATGCTGGTGCTCTCGCCTCTCGGATGAAGAGCGGGACCCCCTCGTCCTCACAGCTCAACCTCTCCGTGCTGGGGCGCAGCCCCTCGCCCAAG GGCCCCCCGAGCCCGGCGGGCAGCCTGCCCCGCAACCTGGCGGCCACACTGCAGGACATCGAGACCAAGCGCCAGCTGGCCCTGCAGCAGAAGG GTCAGCAGGTGATTGAGGAGCAGAAGCGGCGGCTGGCGGAGCTGAAGCAGAAAGCGGCTGCCGAGGCTCAGTCCCAGTGGGAAGCCCTGCATGGGCAGCCCCCCTTCCCCGCTGCCTTCCCCCTGCTCGTGCATCACTCCATCCTCCACCACCACCGTCCCCACGGCGTCGGGCCCCAGGCTGAGGAGCTGGACCACGCCTATGACACCCTCAGCCTGGAGAGCTCAGACAGCATGGAGACCAGCATCTCCACCAGCAACAACTCTGCCTGCTCGCCCGACAACGTCTCCAG TGCCAGTGGGATGGAGGTGGGGAAGATCGAGGAGATGGAGAAGATGCTGAAGGAGGCGCACGCGGAGAAGTCGCGGCTGATGGAGTCGCGG GAGCGGGAGATGGAGCTGCGGCGGCAGGCGCTGGAGGACGAGCGCCGGCGCCGGGAGCAGCTGGAACGCCGGCTGCAGGACGAGACCGCGCGGCGGCAGAAGCTGGTGGAGAAGGAGGTCAAGCTGCGGGAGAAGCACTTCTCGCAG GCTCGTCCCCTGACGCGGTACCTCCCCATCCGCAAAGAGGATTTCGACCTGCGGCTGCACATCGAGTCCTCGGGCCACAGCGTGGACACGTGCTACCACGTCATCCTGACGGAGAAGATGTGCAAGGGCTACCTGGTCAAGATGGGCGGCAAGATCAAGTCTTGGAAGAAGCGCTGGTTCGTCTTCGACCGCATGAAGCGCACCCTTTCCTACTACGTGG ATAAACACGAAACAAAGCTGAAGGGAGTCATCTACTTCCAAGCCATCGAAGAGGTTTACTACGACCACCTCCGCAGCGCCGCAAAG agccCCAACCCCGCTCTCACCTTCTGCGTCAAGACCCACGACCGCCTCTACTACATGGTGGCGCCCTCGGCCGAGGCCATGCGCATCTGGATGGACGTCATCGTCACCGGGGCCGAGGGCTACACCCAGTTCATGAACTGA